One Nonomuraea angiospora DNA segment encodes these proteins:
- a CDS encoding recombinase family protein, giving the protein MASLVYKRVSTDQRSTGRQNLVLDEAGIEDPILFEEEAGTSSRLHPLQRTKFGELLAYARPGDTGHISEMFRLVRGTQHILDVLDVLHTGRLALRIHDGAFSAMDLTARHPRTGELLSTVKFTVQPSPQPANSSAS; this is encoded by the coding sequence ATGGCCAGCCTGGTCTACAAGCGGGTGTCGACCGACCAGCGGTCGACCGGCCGTCAAAACCTCGTGCTCGACGAGGCCGGGATCGAGGACCCGATTCTCTTCGAGGAAGAGGCCGGCACCTCCAGCCGCCTCCACCCGCTGCAACGAACGAAGTTCGGCGAGCTGCTCGCCTACGCACGGCCGGGCGACACCGGGCACATCTCCGAGATGTTCCGCCTCGTGCGCGGCACCCAGCACATCCTCGACGTGCTCGACGTCCTCCACACCGGCCGCCTCGCCCTGCGCATCCACGACGGCGCGTTCTCCGCGATGGACCTCACCGCCCGCCACCCGCGCACCGGAGAACTGCTGTCCACCGTGAAGTTCACGGTGCAGCCCTCGCCGCAGCCGGCGAACTCCAGCGCGAGCTGA
- a CDS encoding oxidoreductase: MEKQNWLITGVSTGLGRAFGQAALAAGHTVIGTVRSEKDLRAFEELRPGHAHGRILDVTDGDAVFGAVAEVERSIGPLDVVVANAGYGLEGTFEETPLAEVRRQFEVNVFGAVATLQAALPHMRRRRRGHLMAVTSMGGLMAVPGMSAYCGSKFALEGILEALGKEVAQFGIHVTAIEPGSFRTDWAGRSMARAARTVDDYDELFTPIREARQKASGNQLGNPAKAGEAVVHITTVEQPPAHLVLGSDALRLVTAARTAVDEDIRAWETLSRTTDFAEGAQL; the protein is encoded by the coding sequence ATGGAGAAGCAGAACTGGCTCATCACCGGCGTCAGCACGGGCCTGGGGCGCGCTTTCGGCCAAGCCGCCCTGGCCGCCGGGCACACCGTCATCGGCACCGTCCGCTCCGAGAAGGACCTGCGGGCCTTCGAAGAGCTCAGGCCCGGGCACGCTCACGGCCGTATCCTGGACGTGACGGACGGTGACGCCGTCTTCGGCGCGGTCGCGGAGGTCGAGCGGAGCATCGGCCCTCTGGACGTCGTCGTCGCCAACGCCGGCTACGGCCTGGAGGGAACCTTCGAGGAAACCCCGCTGGCCGAGGTGCGACGGCAGTTCGAGGTGAACGTGTTCGGGGCGGTGGCCACCCTGCAGGCGGCGCTGCCCCACATGCGCCGCCGCCGCCGCGGACACCTGATGGCCGTCACCTCCATGGGCGGGCTCATGGCCGTGCCCGGCATGTCCGCCTACTGCGGCAGCAAGTTCGCCCTGGAGGGAATCCTGGAGGCGCTGGGCAAGGAAGTCGCGCAGTTCGGAATCCATGTGACGGCGATCGAGCCCGGCTCCTTCCGCACCGACTGGGCCGGACGGTCCATGGCACGTGCGGCGCGGACCGTCGACGACTACGACGAGTTGTTCACCCCCATCCGCGAAGCGCGACAGAAGGCCAGCGGGAACCAGCTGGGCAATCCGGCCAAGGCGGGGGAAGCGGTCGTGCACATCACGACGGTCGAGCAGCCGCCGGCCCACCTCGTCCTGGGCTCGGACGCGCTGCGGCTGGTCACCGCCGCGCGCACGGCCGTGGACGAGGACATCCGCGCGTGGGAGACACTCTCTCGTACGACCGACTTCGCCGAGGGCGCTCAGCTCTGA
- a CDS encoding TetR/AcrR family transcriptional regulator — MPGHHSARSRRTTERKGDVRERAILDTCEALLAHKGYDAMTVGDIAQGAGITRGALYFYFGSKQEVVTALVTRTVEHLWERSQVTAQTDEPRQAIAAAMQRTVELWNEHGPVMRTAIDLSLTVPEIGELWKHTADLFIAAITAVLERAGIQAGAAPDQASAMARALCWMIERTFYHASQESREKLQETSATCEHIWLTSAGLIT, encoded by the coding sequence ATGCCCGGCCACCATTCCGCGCGCAGCCGTCGTACCACCGAGCGCAAGGGGGATGTCCGGGAGCGGGCCATCCTCGACACCTGCGAAGCCCTGCTGGCACACAAGGGCTACGACGCCATGACCGTCGGCGACATCGCCCAGGGCGCCGGCATCACACGCGGGGCCCTGTACTTCTACTTCGGCTCCAAGCAAGAAGTGGTCACGGCACTCGTGACCAGGACCGTCGAGCACCTGTGGGAACGGTCCCAGGTCACCGCGCAGACCGACGAGCCACGCCAGGCCATCGCAGCAGCCATGCAGCGCACGGTCGAGCTGTGGAACGAACACGGCCCGGTCATGCGCACGGCGATCGACCTGTCGTTGACCGTGCCGGAGATCGGTGAACTGTGGAAGCACACGGCTGACCTGTTCATCGCGGCCATCACCGCCGTCCTGGAACGCGCCGGCATCCAGGCCGGCGCTGCACCGGACCAGGCCTCGGCGATGGCACGCGCCCTGTGCTGGATGATCGAGCGGACCTTTTACCACGCTTCACAGGAATCCCGCGAGAAGCTC